From the Quercus lobata isolate SW786 chromosome 6, ValleyOak3.0 Primary Assembly, whole genome shotgun sequence genome, one window contains:
- the LOC115995348 gene encoding metalloendoproteinase 2-MMP-like, giving the protein MASKAFSLVLFTLLLLPLLSHGTSRNTNNKKSSPFDFLKHLQGCHKGDNVSGIKVLKSYLEQFGYLNYSHSIKQNHANDDDFDELLESALKTYQLNFHLNTTGTLDAKTVSNMMMPRCGVADIINGTNWMRSENKKHVHNHGSLHTVSHYAFFPGNPKWPASKYSLTYGFLPGTPTGAMSPVAQAFQTWAANTHFKFSRAQDYTKADIKISFQSRNHGDGYPFDGAGGVLAHAFAPTDGRFHYDADEQWSVGAVPGQFDLQTVALHEIGHLLGLEHSNVQGAIMWPNISPGVTKGLDRDDINGIKALYNF; this is encoded by the coding sequence ATGGCTTCTAAAGCATTTTCACTCGTTTTATTCACTCtcctccttcttcctcttctttctcatGGAACTTCAAGAAACACCAATAACAAGAAATCATCACCCTTTGATTTTCTCAAGCATCTACAAGGATGTCACAAGGGTGACAATGTCTCAGGCATCAAAGTCCTGAAAAGTTACCTTGAACAATTTGGTTACTTGAATTATAGCCATTCCATAAAGCAAAACCATGCCAATGATGATGATTTCGATGAACTCCTAGAGTCGGCCCTTAAAACTTACCAGCTAAATTTCCACCTCAACACCACTGGGACTTTGGATGCCAAAACAGTATCCAACATGATGATGCCTCGTTGTGGTGTGGCTGATATCATCAATGGTACAAATTGGATGcgttcagaaaataaaaaacacgtACACAACCATGGCTCTTTACACACTGTTAGTCACTATGCTTTCTTCCCTGGAAATCCGAAATGGCCAGCTTCCAAGTACAGCCTTACCTATGGATTTCTCCCTGGCACCCCAACTGGAGCCATGAGCCCAGTTGCACAAGCTTTTCAAACATGGGCTGCCAACACACACTTCAAATTCTCGCGAGCTCAAGACTACACGAAGGCAGATATCAAAATTAGTTTCCAAAGTAGGAATCATGGAGATGGGTACCCTTTTGATGGAGCTGGTGGAGTCCTTGCCCATGCTTTTGCTCCAACTGATGGCAGATTCCATTATGATGCTGATGAACAATGGAGTGTGGGAGCTGTTCCAGGTCAATTTGACTTGCAGACTGTTGCTTTGCATGAAATTGGGCACCTTCTTGGGCTCGAACATAGCAATGTTCAGGGGGCTATTATGTGGCCTAACATTTCTCCAGGAGTGACCAAAGGTTTGGACAGAGATGATATCAATGGAATTAAAgccttatataatttttaa